CCCCCGACCCAGAAACCTATCCAGACGCCGAACTTTACAGCGAAGCGGGGCAGCACTACGTCACCTGCGCTGGCCCCTTAGTCGTGGATAATGTCCCAGTGGGCTATCTCTACATAGCCCAGGACGTAACCGATGATCAGGAAATGTTTTTAGCGCTGATGCGAACCATCAGTGTGGGAACCCTTCTGGTTTGTGTCCTGATGCCAGGAGCGATCGCCCTCTACGTCAAACGGTCTCTTCGTCCCCTCTGCGATATCGGGCAACTCAGCGAAAGCCTAGATGTTCAAGACTTGGGCAATGTTCAGCTTAAGCTAGATGCCGCACCGACTGAGATTTTAGAACTGGCCCGATCCTACGAAGGAATGTTGATGCGGCTGTCGGACGCGTGGAACCAGCAGCGTCAATTTGTCAGCGATGTGTCCCACGAACTGCGAACTCCCCTTACGATCGTGTCCGGCTATCTCAACAGCACACTACGCCGCTGCCAAACCCTCACCGACCCCCAGCGGGAAGCCCTCACCATTGCCTCTGCTGAAGCCGAGCGCACGATCCAAATCTTGGAAGATATGCTGGCGTTGGCACGGGCGGAGAGTGGATACATCCGATTTGAACTGGAGCCCATTTCCCTCAACGATTTAGCCTACGACGTCGCCAGTATGGTGGAGCGGTCTAAGCAACGTCCAGTGTTGGTAGACGCAGCGGCAGCGGATATTACGGTACGTGCCGATCGCCACCGTTTGAAGCAGGTGCTATTAAACTTAGTGGAGAATGGGCTGAAATACTCGCCAGAAGATGCCC
This Synechococcales cyanobacterium T60_A2020_003 DNA region includes the following protein-coding sequences:
- a CDS encoding two-component sensor histidine kinase; its protein translation is MQKTVQQWVQNAKCAVDPFSLQLRLTLGITLVSLLGVGSVATWTAWRTQQILIESHKEWIADVAARIPQDIELYHKMLPLPDAIDKAIEVRSLPGLLIAVQDAQGNVIASSSRLNQDSVLTAIAPDPETYPDAELYSEAGQHYVTCAGPLVVDNVPVGYLYIAQDVTDDQEMFLALMRTISVGTLLVCVLMPGAIALYVKRSLRPLCDIGQLSESLDVQDLGNVQLKLDAAPTEILELARSYEGMLMRLSDAWNQQRQFVSDVSHELRTPLTIVSGYLNSTLRRCQTLTDPQREALTIASAEAERTIQILEDMLALARAESGYIRFELEPISLNDLAYDVASMVERSKQRPVLVDAAAADITVRADRHRLKQVLLNLVENGLKYSPEDAPVWIGLAQTLDQATVQVRDRGCGIPPQHQSRIFDRFYRVDETRTRATGGCGLGLAIAKTLVEGMKGTITVDSIPGEGTTFTITLPTTSVNHDTTPYPSR